Part of the Leptolyngbya sp. BL0902 genome, CGATTTTCAAATCGGGGGTAAACGCCTAGGATCTGGTATCAGGCCAAATCTCTATGGAGTACCCCAAAGTGGCAAGTGGTCGAAACGCAGGGGAATTTGGGTGTCGGGGCATCAGCCCAAAAAAAGCGGATGGCACAGACCACCCGCTTCCTTGCTAGCCGGAGCAAGCCCTAGGGCTAAGCTCTCATATCAGTCAACCCGGTCTTATTTGCCTTCGGGTTCCGAGAACTCAGCATCAATTACGTCATCGTCGCCGCCGGAGCTGCTAGAGGTGCCAGCATCCGCCGCGCCCGACGCATCGCCCCCGGCCTGTTGGTACAGGTTGGTGCTAATGCCGTAGAGGGTTTGCTGGAGCTGCTCGGTGAGGGTTTTGATCGTATCGAAGTTTTCGGCGGCAATGGCGTCCTTCAACTCCTTGATCTGCCCCTCGGCTTTCTCCTTATCGGCAGCGGGCACCTTGTCGCCCATGTCGGCCAGTTGCTTTTCGGCCTGGTAGGCGAGGGAGTCGGCCTGGTTCTTCAGGTCGATGCGCTCCCGACGCTCTTTGTCAGCGGCAGCGTTGACTTCAGCATCTTTGACCATTTTCTCCACATCTTTTTCATCCAGGGTGGAGGCACCGGAAATGGTGATGGTCTGCTCTTTGCCTGTCCCCTTGTCCTTGGCGGTGACGTTCAGGATGCCGTTAGCGTCGATGTCGAAGATGACCTCGATTTGGGGCACGCCACGGGGAGCGGGGGGAATGCCGGAGAGCTGGAAGTCGCCCAGCTTCTTGTTGTCGGCGGCCATTTCCCGTTCGCCCTGGAAAATCTTAATTTCCACGTTGGTTTGGCCATCCTGGGCCGTGGAGAACACCTCAGACTTCTTGGTGGGGATGGTGGTGTTGCGGGTGATCAGCTTGGTCATCACGCCGCCCAGGGTTTCCACACCGAGGGATAGGGGGGTGACATCCAGCAGCAGGATGTCCTTCACTTCCCCAGCCAGCACGCCGCCCTGAATCGCCGCACCCACGGCCACCACCTCATCGGGGTTGACGGTTTCGTTGGGTTCTTTGTCGAGGGTGCGCTTCACCACCTCTTTGATGGCAGGAATCCGGGTAGAACCGCCCACCAGCACTACTTCGTTGATGTCGCTCTTGCTTAGCTTGGCATCCTTCAGGGCTTGCTCCACGGGGATGCGGCAGCGGTCGATCAGGTCGGCGCAGAGTTCTTCAAACTTGGCGCGGGTGAGGGTCGTTTCCAGGTGCTTGGGGCCGTCCTGGGTGGCGGTGATGAAAGGCAGGTTGATTTCCGCCTGGGTAACGCTAGACAGCTCGATTTTGGCCTTTTCCGCAGCTTCGGTGAGGCGCTGGAGGGCTTGCTTGTCTTTGCGCAGGTCGATGCCTTCCATTTTCTGGAATTCGCCTGCCATGTAGTCCACGATTTTTTTGTCGAAGTCGTCGCCGCCCAGGTGGGTGTCGCCGCTGGTGGCCAGCACTTCAAACACCCCGTCGCCCACTTCTAGGATGGACACGTCGAAGGTACCGCCGCCAAGGTCAAACACCAGGATGGTTTCGTTGCTCTTGCGGTCGAGGCCGTAGGCTAGGGCGGCGGCGGTGGGCTCGTTGATTATCCGCAGCACTTCTAGACCCGCGATTTTCCCGGCGTCCTTGGTAGCTTGGCGCTGGGAGTCGTTGAAGTAGGCGGGGACGGTAATTACCGCCTGGGTGACTTTTTCGCCGAGGTACTTGCTGGCGTCGTCGGCCAGTTTCCGCAGCACCTGGGCCGAAATTTCTTCGGGGGCAAACTGCTGACCCGCCTGGGGACAGTCAATTTTCACGTTGTTGCCCACGTTCAGCACTTTGTAGGCCACTTCGGTGGATTCGGTGCCTACTTCGTCGTAGCGGCGACCGATGAAACGCTTCACCGAGTAAAAGGTGTTTTCGGGGTTCATCACCGCTTGGCGCTTGGCGATTTGGCCCACCAGGCGATCCCCATTTTTGGCATAGGCCACCACCGAGGGCGTGGTACGGAACCCTTCGGCGTTAGCAATTACGGTGGGTTTCCCCCCTTCCATCACGGCAACCACAGAGTTTGTGGTACCTAGGTCAATCCCAACAACTTTTCCCATCGTTTTTTGGCTCCGGCTTAAGAACTACATCTATAGTGCGGGGTTCCTCCATTTACCTAAAGGAGAGGATACCGAACCACCTAAGGCGGGGTTTGCGCTGTGGCCCGGTTGTGTCAGGCCAAAATGGGGTGGATAGGCACCCAGTTGGCCCGAACTAAAGTACACAAATATGGCTGCAACCCTGCCCTTGGATAGAGATGGCTTAGGATAAACCTAGGTCGCCGTCCTGTTCCCCCAATGCCGCCATGACTAGCACCCTATCCCCCAAGACGCTACTCACCTTCGAGGACTATCTGGCCTATGACGACGGCACCGACACCCGCTACGAACTGGTGGATGGAGAGCTGGTAGCCATGCCCCCAGAATCCCAGCGAAATAACGCTATTGCCAGACGACTATGGGCTGTGTTGCTTCAGCATCTTCCCTTAGAACGCTTGGCCTACAAAGATACCGAAGTGGCGGTGATGGGTCGCCGTGCCCGCTGCCGGATTCCAGACCTGCTGGTGCATTCCGAAGAGTCGCTGTTGGCGATTCAGAATCAGCCCCGCGCCACCCTCACCCATGAGATGCCGCCCCCGGCCCTGGTGGTAGAGGTGGTGAGCCCTGGGGAGGCCAACCGCAGCCGCGACTATCGCCACAAACGCACGGAATACGCCGCCCGTGGCATTGCTGAATATTGGATTGTTGACCCCGAAACTCGCCAGGTAACGATCTGCCAGTGGGTGGATGGCCAGTACGAAGATAGGGTATTTCAGGGCGATCAGGCGCTTCAATCCATCGTGGTGCCCCAAATTGCCCTCACCGCTGGTCAACTCTTCGTGCATCCATAAAGGGCAATGCCCACCCCACCCCTGTCCCCTCCTCGCTGTGCCGCTATGATCAGCACCTTATCCCCCAAGACGCTACTCACCTTCGAGGACTATCTGGCCTATGACGACGGCACCGATACCCGCTACGAACTGGTGGATGGAGAGCTGGTAGCCATGCCCCCAGAATCCCCGCAGAACCTCAAACTGGCCCGATGGTTGATGGTGCAGTTCCTAAAATATCTACCCCTAGATCGCGTGACCTACAATACCGAAGTGGCGGTGATGGGTCGCCGTGCCCGCTGCCGGATTCCAGACCTGCTGGTGCATTCCGAAGAGTCGCTGTTGGCGATTCAGAATCAGCCCCGCGCCACCCTCACCCATGAGATGCCGCCCCCGGCCCTGGTGGTAGAGGTGGTGAGCCCTGGGGAGGCCAACCGCAGCCGCGACTATCGCCACAAACGCACGGAATACGCCGCCCGTGGCATTGCCGAATATTGGATTGTTGACCCCGAAACTCGCCAGGTAACGATCTGCCAGTGGGTGGATGGCCAGTATGAAGACATCATCTTTCAGGACGCAGCCCCCATTAGCTCTACCGTGGTGCCCGAACTGACGCTCACGGTTGATCAACTGTTTTCGATGGGCGGCTGATCCAGTTTTTTCGGTGGGCGGCTGAGCGGTTTATGACACTGGCCGTTGATGAGTTGGGGCCAGCTTCGCGGAGGGAGCCATTATTGGATTGTGGGTCTGTCTGGATGATGGGTCTGTCCCTTAGCCATTGTGTTGAGCATCGTCCACCTCGCAAGCCCCAATGCTGACCCAGGTGCTAGAGAGGGTGCCGTCTGGGCCTTGATACCATTCTTTTTTCCAGATGGGGGCGTTGTGCTTGAGGGTATCAATGGCGAACTGGCAGGCGGCAAAGGCTTCGGCGCGATGGGGACAGCCGACCGCGACGAGGACACTGATTTCTCCTACGGCCAACTTTCCGGTGCGGTGGTGAATCACAACGCGGGTGGCCTCGGGCCAGGTTTGGCGAATTTGGTCGGCAATCTGGCGAAAAACCGCTAGGGCCATGGGTTCGTAGGCTTGGTATTCCAACGCCACTACCGGAAAACCGTCGGTCTGGTTACGCACCATGCCGCTCATCACCACCACCGCCCCATTGGCCGGATCGTCGGCGAGGGCATAGACCTCTTCCAGGCTGAGGGGGGCAAAAGTAATGCGAAAGGAATTGGGAGCCGAGGCCACCGGAGCAGGACTAGGGGCAGCAACCATAGACATAGACAGAGCTGGGGATGTGTTTAGGATATCCTGTCTGCCCCGGTCGCAGCTGGCCTGCACGGCTAGGGGGGATCGCGGTAGACTGAAGACCGAACCGAGACACACGACTAAGACACTTTAAGGACGGCACCACACCACACCATGGCGACTACTGGGTTAATTTTGCTGGCGGCAATTGCAATTTTAGTTTGGGGCTACCGCCGCGCCCTGCCCTACGGCACTATCGGGATTTTGGCCTGGTTGCAATCCGTGGTGTTGATGGCTCCTTGGCTGTTGTTTTTTGGCCTGTTTGCCGTTGGGGTATACATCAACCTGGCTGGGGTGTTGGTGCTGCTGCTGGTGTCCACAGGCATTTATATCTACCTGGGCCGACGACTCCGCACCCTTGGTCAAGCCGCTTTCATCGCCGAACAAACTGCCAACGCCCTCAAGGCAGACGCTGCTCCTAGCCCAGAGCCTGAGACCATCGCTGAAGCTCCGGTGGCCCCCGCCGAGGTGAAGCCAGAGGAAGCGGCCAAAATTGTGATTCCTGCCGAAGATTTAGCCAAAATTGAGGGTATTTTCGGCATCGACACCTACTTCCGCACCGAAACCATTCCCTACGACCAGGGGGCAATCTTTCGCGGCAACCTGCGCGGCAATCCGGCGGAAACCCGGGCCCGCCTGAGTGCCCTGCTGACGGAACGCCTCGGCGACCGCTACCGCCTCTTCCTGGTCGAAAGCCTGGAGAAAAAGCCTACCGTGGTGGTGCTTCCGGCCTCGATGGATCCGGCTAAAACGACGCCGACCCAGTGGGCCATTGCCGGGGTGTTGGGGCTGGCCACAGTGTTCACCAGTCTAGAGGCCGGGGCCATGCTGCAAGGCTTTGATCTAGTGCAAGAATTTTCCCGCTGGACGGCGGCGCTGCCCTTGGTGCTGGGGCTGTTGGTGGTGCTGGTCAGCCATGAAATTGGCCATTGGGTGCTGGCTCGTCGCCATGGGGTGCGCCTCAGCCCGCCCTACCTGTTGCCCACCTGGCAGATTGGTTCCTTCGGTAGCCTCACCCGGTTCGAGTCGCTGTTGGCCAACCGCAGCGTGTTGTTCGACATTGCCCTGGCGGGGCCAGCGGCGGGGGGGCTGGTGTCCTTGGGAATGCTGGTGACGGGTCTGGTTTTGTCCCATCCTGGGAGCCTGTTTCAGTTGCCTTCCACCTTTTTCCAAGGCTCTGTTCTGGTGGGCACCCTGGCCAAGGCCGTGCTGGGGTCGGCCCTGCAAGAGCCCCTGGTGGATGTGCATCCCCTCACGGTCTTTGGCTGGCTGGGTCTGGTAATCACCGCTCTCAACCTCATGCCCGCTGGTCAGTTGGATGGAGGCCGCATTGTGCAAGCCATCTATGGTCGTAAAACCGCTGGCCGCACCACGGTCATCACCCTAATTTTGCTGGCCCTCGTCACCCTGGCCAACCCCCTGGCCCTCTACTGGGCGGCGATTATTCTTATCCTCCAGCGCAACCTAGAGCGTCCCTGCCTCGACGACATTACTGAACCCGACGACGCCCGCGCTGCCCTGGGTCTGCTGGCGCTGTTTTTGGCCCTAGCGGTGCTGATGCCCCTCACCCCCAGCCTAGCCGGACGGTTGGGCATTGGCGGTTAGGGGATTTTGCCCACAGCCGGGTCAGTCCTGGGCTAGGGGTGAGCTAGGAGCCCCTCCACCACGCCCATGTGCCAACCCAAGCGCCAAACGCTGTGAGGATTGAAGCCAGATCCCAACACTCGCAGCCCCCACAGAGGAATCAGGACTAGCCGTGGTGGCAGCCCGTATAGTTTCATGCCCTGGTTTCGGTAGCGGAGATATAGCGTGGCTAGCCCATACCCCCAGTTGTGGGCTTTGCGGTAATTTGCTCGACACGTCCCCAACAGGGATGATTTTCCCTCAGCGTAGCGATAGTGCACCACCGCGTCAGGGACAAACACCAGAGGATATCCGGCCATCTGCACACGAATACAGTAGTCGGCGTCTTCTAAGTAAAGAACGCTTTCATCAAACCCACCCACTGCATCATGGATGGCTTTGCGAATGGCGAGGCCACATCCTCCCGCAAAGGGATAGAAAGGGGTTCTAAAATTTTGCAGATCGTTCGTTTGGGCCGTGTTGGTTGTGTCGTGATTGAGCTTTTCGTAGTCGAGGCGGCAGGCCAGAAAATCATGGCTCCTAAAGGCCAAATCTAGCGCCTCCATCCATCTCTTACCAACAACATCATCAGCATCACAAAAAGCCAGACAGTCGCCCGTCACTGCTATGGCTCCTCTATTGCGGGCATGGGAAGCACCCTTTACCCCCGCCGCATCAATTACCTTGAAACCTGGTAGGCGATCTCTATATTGCTCGGCTATCGCTTGACTATTATCCGTGGAGCCATTGTCAGCTACGATCACTTCATAGGGAGAAACGGTTTGCTGGGTCAGGGCTTCTAGCTGTTTATCAATCACAGATGCTCCATTGAAACAGGGAATAACGACACTGATTTTCATGGTGTAAAACTCCAAGCAGTTTTTAGATTCGTTTTTTAGATAAAGATTGAAGGTGAGCCATCTATCCAAATGAATACCAGGGAGGCTTTCAATAATTTTTTTAAGTTGCACAAACTAATTATTAGTTGCGATTTAGGTTGCAAGTCGTCTCTTGCAGAACAACCTAGATATTCTTAGGCATGAAGAAAGAGTCTCGATTTAATCTTGGCTCTCTAAGTCAAGATTTATCACAGACTGAAAACGCTGATTTAGTGGATCAGCAGAGTTTTAGGGAGAATAATTTAGATCTAGTCCTAATGCGCTTAAGGCTTGTCTAGGAAAAATGAAGCTGTGCTAGTTTATGCTGGATAGATTAAAATGCTACGCTAGCTAACACGCCGGAAACAGAAGCTCATACTTGATTTGAATGAGCTTAAGGTCTACTTTTCTGAACATCAAGTAGATATCAGGATGAGGTGTGAGAACTTGATCAGTATAGTTCAGATAATTGAAGGCTTAACTCCTCTTACGACCTTCCTTCAGATCGTAGAAGCCTTGAGATTCTGATTAAGCCTGACGCTGGATTCTCAGGGGATCATCTTGAGTTTATTATTACCTAAGACCCTTGTAGCGGAAGGATTCTCAAGGCATTTTATTCTGATTGCCCAATGTTCTAAAACCATAGGCATAACTCTTTGCCTAAGCTGTAAATCAATGGAAACGTGGTGGATTCTGATGAAGGGAATCTAAGCTGATGATGACGATTAGCCATGATTCAGTTTAATTATATCTGCGGAGAGGTGACGATTCTGGGTGCGCGATAAACCGTAACAAGATAGTTATATTCTGTAACTCAGGCTGTGTCCAAAAACCAGAATATATTGAGGCTCTTATTCGTAGGTTTTCCCTAGTGATTTTCCTAGGTTTTTGGCTCAGGCCATGGGGGAATTGTTCTAGCTGTAGCTTGTATCTCATCGCAGGCAAGCTTGGCCCGATGACAGGTATCCTAGAGCCTGCGCGGCTGGCCTTGTCTTCGGTCGTGTCCCATGGCTAGCGTGCTGGGAGACATGCCGCACTGGGCTAAGCACCTTGCTTGGTGTCTCTGGATCTGGCGGCATCCTAGGCCAAGGTGGCCTTGAGGTGATCCCCCAGGCGCAGGGCCAAAGCCACAATGGTGAGGGTGGGGTTGGCATAGCCCCCGGTGGGGAAGACAGAACTGCCTGCGACAAAGAGGTTATGCAGTCCGTGGACGCGACAGTCGGCATCGACCACGCTGGAGCGCGGATTTTCGCCCATGCGGGTGGTGCCCATCAGATGGTGGGCACCGGAGGGACGCCCCAGCACGGGCAGGCCATCTTCCTGGGCAATCTGAAACTCGCCTAGGCCAGCCTGCCGGAAGGCTTGGGCAAAAATAGCTTGGGCGCGACTAATGCGATGGGCATCGTCGGGGCTCCAGCGCCAGTGGACTTCGAGCTTGGGACAGCCGAGGGAATCACGATTTGGGCTGAGGGTGACGCGGTTTGCGGGGTCGGGAGATTGCTCAATCTGGTGAATCACCTCGAAAGTGCGAAACCGCCGATCATTTCTAGCCACCGACGACCATCCGCCCTGGGAGAAGCCCGTCAGCCAAGGCTGCTGCTGGGTTTTGACGCGATAGGCCGTTTGGATAATGTGGTCGGATCCCCGTAAGACATGGCCAAGATGACCAACCGTGGTGCCTGAAATCGGTTGGGCTTTGATCTGACTAGCCAAAGCCTGGAGGGAAATCACCGCCTGGTGCCGTCGCTGGCTAGGTCGAGGAAACAGTGAGGCACTGATGTTTAACAGCTCCTCCCGCGCTAGAACAGCCCGCGCTAGCTTGAGATGGCCCATGGCCGCCACGTTGCCTATCCAGCGCTGATCGTACAGCCCCGTTTGGTTAAACAGCGTTCGCTGTGTAGGAAGGATATGTCCACCCAAAACAAAGGGATGATCGTGGAAATAACGCCCTACCACATCGTAAAGATTGCCTAGGCCCTGGGGCTGCTGGCGATTTGAGTTCAGCAGCAGGCGGGCATTTTCAAACCCACCACAGGCCAGCACAAACTGCCGCGCCGAGACCCAATAGTCTGGTTGGCCAGGGCGAGCAACCCGCGCACGGGTGACGGTGTGGCCATCCTCAGCGGTTTCCAGTTCTACCACTGTGGCATGGTGGTGGAGGGTGAGGTTGGGCGATGCGGCGATGGCTTCTCGGTAGCCCACAAAGAAGGCGGCGCTGGGGCCAAACTGAAAGATTCCGGTCTCCACCAGGGCAGGATCGAGGGCCAGTTGAGGGGTGGCAGGGCTCGTCCAAGCATCGGCGCAATAGTTAAAGGGGCCCGATTGGCAAACCTTCTGCGCCCGATGGTAGTAGGGCAGCAGATCATCATAGGTGAGGGGCCAGCCGCTGTGGGGTAGCCCATCTCGCTGTTCAAAGTCGATGGGGTCTAGGGCGGTGTAGCGCACGCCAAGGATTCCCGGTTTGATCCGCACTACCCAGGCATTGGCATTTCCCCCCACTTGGCGGCGACAGACCTCCACCGGAGGATGGATGGGATCGCCGACGGTATCGCCTTCGGCCAAAGCCTGGGCGGCTGGGTCGGGGGCGAGGCCACCACTTTCTAGTAGGCACCCCGTGACTGAGTGATTCAAAAATTCCTGGGCTAGGCTCAGCCCCGCTGGCCCGGTACCGATAATACAAATATCCGCAACGACGGCATCGCCATCAAATTGACGACTATCAAGCAGCATTATGATCCTTTTGATTTAATCTGTAGGAGCTGAGGGTTCACCCATCATCACTAGGATGAATCTGATAGCCCTAACCACCGTCTTTGTTGATCGAAGAAATCAGTCAAACCTACCTAGGCTGGAGCCATCGACTATGACTGTTCTGCCATAGCTTGATGACTACCATGGGTATCGACAGAAAAGACCGTGGCGGCTGACGCTGCTTCGATAGAACCGGGGGGAAGCGCCGTCATGGGAGTCTTGGAATTAGAAGCTTTCCAACTCAGAAAAAACATCACAGGCGGCACGAGCAAACTGGGGTCGAAAGCAGCAGCCTTGAGTAAAAACTTCATCGCTGGGCCGGGGCGCTTAGACACCTTGAATCGCCAGTAAGCTGCTTTCCAAACATCGCGCCGAAAAACGGTTTTGGAGGTGCGGTGTAATTTCCATATCTGCCGTAGCGACAGGTCGGAGGACTGAAGCAGATGATCGACCCGCATTCGGTAGTGAGACCAGCCAAACCAAATGGCAGGCAGCGAAACAGGGGAGTGATCCTGACCTGGTACAGCAAACAACTCTAACAATCCCGTTCGCACCATTTCGGCATCGGTCACGGTTTCCGTCACCAGACAGTCAGGCAGCGTGGCAATGGATCCTAGCGTAGACAGACGCAGCACAAAGGCATTGTCGTCTAGGGGTTCATCCCGTGGGTCAATGGATAGGCTATGGAGGGCTTCACGCCGCATCAAAACCTGCGGCAGCCCGCCCGGAGCCTTATCAAAGGCATTGGGCAGATAGGTCGCCCGGTCTTCAATGGTGAAGGTGGATCGCCCCACGGCCCCTGGTTCGCCATTGCCCTCAGCGTCGCGCCGCACCACCGAGGAAGTTACGGCAATCACCTCTGGGTGAGCATCTAGCACTTGCCCCTTGCGTCGCAGGTTATCGGCCAGCATCTCCTCATCGTCATAGAGGATCGCCACGTACTGCCCTGTCGCGGCCCGTAGTGCCGTCATAAAATTTTGAACCCGGGGCACCCGGTGAGCCTGGGTGATCACCCGCGCCCGGTCATAGGGTGGGGTCGCCAATAGTGTCTGGGTGTCGTCCTCGCTGGCATTATCCACCACTACGATTTCAAGCTCACCATCGAGGGGCTGGGCCAGTACGCTATCGAGGGTGCGCCGCAGGGACTGCGACCGATTTAGCGTAGGAATAACAACCGAATACTTCACCATGATTTTCCTTCACTTTCAAAAGGTTAGAGGCTAAAAAATAACGCCTGATACTCAATCCAGATAAATCACTCTCTAAACTAATAAAGGCTTCGACAAGCTCCGCTTGAGCAAAATCAGCCCTTGAATAGAGGGTCAGCCATCAGGATTTAGGCTGAATAGACGTGATGCGTCGTCAAAATGCCCAACGATGGAGCATTAAAAATCACGATAATTTCACTAAGCAGGAAAAATCATCGACCTATAGCGATTTTCTCAGAGCTAACCTAAGAGCCATAAAGCCTAGGCTTGTCCTCTTTGTCTCCCTTCGCGATTAACACAATAACTAGAATTGCTTAGCCAATTCAGCCTTCATCACTAGCTCAGCGAACTATCCCAAAACAGTAAATTTTTGATCTTATAAAAGTGAGCATTGTGGAGTAAATCCAGCCTTCATCGGCCTTACTATATCGGTGAAAATGTGAGGATACTGTGTGCGATATCGTCTCTCTTAACCGTTGGGCTAGCGGATAGCCCATGAAAATCGTCCCCAAACCCGCTAGAATGCCCCTCAATACAGGCGTTCTGTAGGATTATGGGGTATGCCAGTGAGTCCGGCCCACATCAAAGCGCTGCTCGACCAAAAGCGAGAGGCGTTTAGCTCCTTCAACAAAGCCAAGTTTGAATTATTGACCGCCTATCACCAGGCCTGGGCGGAGTTTTCGGCCCTGACCCTACCTCAGCAGCAGGATCGTTTAGGCGGTTCCTACCCGGCAGGGGCACTGCCGTTAGAATCGCCAAAGCTGGCCCACAAGGGCGTCATTCCCTTTTTCTTTGCTGAATCTGCCCCAGCCTCAGAGCGCTGGTCAAACCGGGAGTCGAGCGCCCAGTGGGTGCAGGCGGTGCTGTCGGATGTCACCACCTTTGCGGTGGATGGCTCCCAAATTTCACCGGGGAAGGATTTGTCGATTCCCATTGCGCTGATTCAAATCGGCTGGTTTGAGAACCCCCACAGCAAAACTCGGCCCTACCAAAAGGATGTGCGGGTAGACCTGCTGACGCCCAAAGATTTGGGGCCAAACCCCGCCCAGCCCGTGGAGCGCCGGGTGAATGTTCGCCGCTTTCAAATGGAAACCGAACGCCTAGTGGAGTACATCAATGCCTGCGAGGAGCCGGAGCGCACCCTAGTCTTCTTTGATGGGGCGTTGGTTGTTACCTTTGCCGAAGCCTTTGACCCCGACAGCCAAAAAGCCTATGTTCAGGCCATGCTAGACCTGCTGCGGGCCAGCGAAGAACGGCGGGTGCCCTTGGTGGGCTATGTGGACACTTCCTATGCCCACGACCTCACCACCATGCTGCACCACGGCTGCGGCCTAGAGGCCACCGAGGGCATCCACGATGCTCAGCTCTTGGCACGGCAGATGGACTGGGGAGATCGGATTCCCCTGTTTCGCTGCGACCGAGGCGGCATCCTGGAGCAGTACGAAGAACAGCGCCACCAAATCGCCTTCACTTACCTCAAAACCACGCGGGACGGCTACCCCGTGCGCCTCGAAATGCCTCTATGGATGTGGGAAAACGGCCACCTCCCTCGCTACCTCAACTGGGTGCGCGGCGAGGTAATTGTCGGTGGCGGCTACCCCTACGGCATCGAAACCGCTGACCAAACCGCCGTGCTGCAAGGGCCAGACAAGCATCTCTTCTTCCGTGTGCTGCAAGATTGGGCCGACAAGGAAGACATTAATCTGCGCCTCTCTCGCAAAATGGTCAGCAAACAGCGGCGACGGTAGCCATGGGCAAACGGTTCGATGCGGAAGGTTTAGGGCTGTGAGCCAAAATCCTCCTTTCGACGGAAATAAGCAATTATGCTTACCGAATGCCAAGTCGCTCAAACCGCTGAAAGCCTTTCCCATCAAGGAATCAAGGCACTTATGAGAATTGATACATTGGAATAACCCCGCCATGCACATAAGTCTTGTCAATGATGATTCGTTACACAAATTGTAATTTTTTGTTACGTTGGGGATGTGAAGGCTAATTATTCATTACACGGAGGTCCCCATGACCTACACACTCAACGCTCCTGCTGCCGTCTCCGCTGGCTTGGCCGCTCCGGTATCGAACGCGATTGCTGCCTTCAAAGGCTTGACCACCGATGAGCAACTCGGCCTGCTCTGGGTGCTCTACGACAACATGGGCCGTTCCATTACCCCGGCGGCTCCGGGGGCGGCTCGTCTTCAGTTTGCCGAAGGGTTGCTGGCCCAAGTGAAAGCTCTATCCCACACCGAGCAACTTCAGTTCATGCGTGACCTGGTCAACCGCACCAGCACCTCCCTCACCCGTGCCTACGGCGTGCTGAGCAACAACACCAAGCTGGCCTTCTGGTTCCAATTGGCGGAAGAAATGCGCGGCGGCACCATCGTCCCTGTGCCCATTACCTACCAGCTCGGAGCCGCTGGCCAAGCCGTCTTCGGCCAAATCTCCAAACTTGACTTCAACCAGCAAATCACCATCATGCGTCAGGCCGTCGTCACCATGGGCGTCGATCCTCTGGCCTAGGCTAGGGAACCTGTCCAGGCCATGATGTCTAGCGAATGAACCAGGGGATGGTTATCCGGGAGCGCCCACAGCCTCTGCCAGGATACCCATCCCTTTTCCACATTTAGGCAACGTCGGTGGATATCGCCCACCCTACCCCTTGTTCCTAATCCCGGATTCCAGATCCCTAACCCCAGATCCCCAATCCCTAATCCCTAATCCCCATGGTTCAAACCCTTTCCCAAGCCGCTCTCACCCTAGATCCGTTGATAGCGCAATACTTCGAGCATTTTAACCAGGGCAACTATGCTGCTGTGGCCACGCTATTTAGCGA contains:
- a CDS encoding molybdenum cofactor biosynthesis protein MoaE; translation: MSMVAAPSPAPVASAPNSFRITFAPLSLEEVYALADDPANGAVVVMSGMVRNQTDGFPVVALEYQAYEPMALAVFRQIADQIRQTWPEATRVVIHHRTGKLAVGEISVLVAVGCPHRAEAFAACQFAIDTLKHNAPIWKKEWYQGPDGTLSSTWVSIGACEVDDAQHNG
- a CDS encoding Uma2 family endonuclease, which codes for MTSTLSPKTLLTFEDYLAYDDGTDTRYELVDGELVAMPPESQRNNAIARRLWAVLLQHLPLERLAYKDTEVAVMGRRARCRIPDLLVHSEESLLAIQNQPRATLTHEMPPPALVVEVVSPGEANRSRDYRHKRTEYAARGIAEYWIVDPETRQVTICQWVDGQYEDRVFQGDQALQSIVVPQIALTAGQLFVHP
- a CDS encoding site-2 protease family protein; translated protein: MATTGLILLAAIAILVWGYRRALPYGTIGILAWLQSVVLMAPWLLFFGLFAVGVYINLAGVLVLLLVSTGIYIYLGRRLRTLGQAAFIAEQTANALKADAAPSPEPETIAEAPVAPAEVKPEEAAKIVIPAEDLAKIEGIFGIDTYFRTETIPYDQGAIFRGNLRGNPAETRARLSALLTERLGDRYRLFLVESLEKKPTVVVLPASMDPAKTTPTQWAIAGVLGLATVFTSLEAGAMLQGFDLVQEFSRWTAALPLVLGLLVVLVSHEIGHWVLARRHGVRLSPPYLLPTWQIGSFGSLTRFESLLANRSVLFDIALAGPAAGGLVSLGMLVTGLVLSHPGSLFQLPSTFFQGSVLVGTLAKAVLGSALQEPLVDVHPLTVFGWLGLVITALNLMPAGQLDGGRIVQAIYGRKTAGRTTVITLILLALVTLANPLALYWAAIILILQRNLERPCLDDITEPDDARAALGLLALFLALAVLMPLTPSLAGRLGIGG
- the dnaK gene encoding molecular chaperone DnaK, with amino-acid sequence MGKVVGIDLGTTNSVVAVMEGGKPTVIANAEGFRTTPSVVAYAKNGDRLVGQIAKRQAVMNPENTFYSVKRFIGRRYDEVGTESTEVAYKVLNVGNNVKIDCPQAGQQFAPEEISAQVLRKLADDASKYLGEKVTQAVITVPAYFNDSQRQATKDAGKIAGLEVLRIINEPTAAALAYGLDRKSNETILVFDLGGGTFDVSILEVGDGVFEVLATSGDTHLGGDDFDKKIVDYMAGEFQKMEGIDLRKDKQALQRLTEAAEKAKIELSSVTQAEINLPFITATQDGPKHLETTLTRAKFEELCADLIDRCRIPVEQALKDAKLSKSDINEVVLVGGSTRIPAIKEVVKRTLDKEPNETVNPDEVVAVGAAIQGGVLAGEVKDILLLDVTPLSLGVETLGGVMTKLITRNTTIPTKKSEVFSTAQDGQTNVEIKIFQGEREMAADNKKLGDFQLSGIPPAPRGVPQIEVIFDIDANGILNVTAKDKGTGKEQTITISGASTLDEKDVEKMVKDAEVNAAADKERRERIDLKNQADSLAYQAEKQLADMGDKVPAADKEKAEGQIKELKDAIAAENFDTIKTLTEQLQQTLYGISTNLYQQAGGDASGAADAGTSSSSGGDDDVIDAEFSEPEGK
- a CDS encoding Uma2 family endonuclease encodes the protein MISTLSPKTLLTFEDYLAYDDGTDTRYELVDGELVAMPPESPQNLKLARWLMVQFLKYLPLDRVTYNTEVAVMGRRARCRIPDLLVHSEESLLAIQNQPRATLTHEMPPPALVVEVVSPGEANRSRDYRHKRTEYAARGIAEYWIVDPETRQVTICQWVDGQYEDIIFQDAAPISSTVVPELTLTVDQLFSMGG
- a CDS encoding glycosyltransferase family 2 protein — its product is MKISVVIPCFNGASVIDKQLEALTQQTVSPYEVIVADNGSTDNSQAIAEQYRDRLPGFKVIDAAGVKGASHARNRGAIAVTGDCLAFCDADDVVGKRWMEALDLAFRSHDFLACRLDYEKLNHDTTNTAQTNDLQNFRTPFYPFAGGCGLAIRKAIHDAVGGFDESVLYLEDADYCIRVQMAGYPLVFVPDAVVHYRYAEGKSSLLGTCRANYRKAHNWGYGLATLYLRYRNQGMKLYGLPPRLVLIPLWGLRVLGSGFNPHSVWRLGWHMGVVEGLLAHP